One window from the genome of Aeromonas sp. FDAARGOS 1405 encodes:
- a CDS encoding transporter substrate-binding domain-containing protein — protein MSPLHLLAAALFCMLSLTGQAATRFTYISPESERDPRTTYDRELLRLALDKTRDQFGDYLLEPAPPMTKARERLSMQLDSYPNLFVMDSYSSTREDLGLAYVRFPIHLGIVSYRICFVSPQQKAAVSKVTDLKGLRQFTFGQGKGWLDVDILRYAGMEVVEVEGYEKLFKMVARGRFDLFCRGVSELRSEQLTHKEMTDLLVDDALLIYYPLPRVFYTNPNNREALQRVERGLQLAWQDGSLQALWRKSFGPAIAFAKFSQRRMLRLDNPFLDGISFDYRPYFYNPQTDRFGDY, from the coding sequence ATGTCACCCCTGCATCTGCTGGCTGCCGCTCTGTTCTGCATGTTGTCGCTGACCGGGCAGGCGGCCACCCGGTTTACCTATATCAGCCCGGAGAGCGAGCGGGATCCGCGCACCACTTATGATCGGGAGCTGCTGCGGCTCGCCCTCGACAAGACCCGCGACCAGTTTGGCGACTATCTGCTGGAGCCTGCACCGCCCATGACCAAGGCGCGTGAGCGGCTCAGCATGCAGCTCGACAGCTACCCCAACCTCTTTGTGATGGACAGCTACAGCAGCACCCGCGAGGATCTGGGGCTCGCCTATGTCCGTTTTCCCATCCATCTGGGGATCGTCAGCTACCGCATCTGTTTTGTGAGCCCGCAGCAAAAGGCGGCGGTGAGCAAAGTGACCGACCTCAAGGGGCTGCGCCAGTTCACCTTCGGTCAGGGCAAGGGGTGGCTGGATGTGGATATCCTGCGTTACGCCGGGATGGAGGTGGTGGAAGTGGAGGGGTACGAGAAGCTGTTCAAAATGGTGGCGCGGGGCCGCTTCGATCTCTTCTGCCGCGGGGTGAGCGAGCTGCGCAGCGAGCAGCTGACCCACAAGGAGATGACGGATCTGTTGGTGGACGATGCGCTGTTGATCTACTACCCGCTGCCTCGGGTCTTCTACACCAATCCCAACAATCGCGAGGCGCTGCAGCGGGTCGAACGGGGGTTGCAGCTGGCGTGGCAGGATGGCTCGCTACAGGCGCTGTGGCGCAAGAGCTTTGGCCCGGCCATCGCCTTTGCCAAGTTCTCCCAGCGCCGAATGTTGCGACTGGATAATCCCTTCCTCGACGGGATCAGCTTCGATTACCGCCCCTACTTCTACAATCCGCAGACCGATCGCTTCGGCGATTACTGA
- a CDS encoding LysR family transcriptional regulator, whose product MDIRALRYFVELVREKSFTRASEKLFVTQPTISKMIRNIEEELGQPLLNREGRRFTLTDSGQVLFNRAQTILAEMQQLEAELADLQSLQHGRLTLGIPPMVGHVYAALIRAYRTRYPKVELTLVEYGGRRIEQAVLEGELDLAITMLPTKEGGALSALELDQYPIRVVLPDQPRWHGETPLRLESLQEEPFLLYTQAFTLSERLEQACQEAGFVPQVAARSSQWDFLTAMVRSGMGVAFLPEPVCHRLTPDGLVLRPLEPELSWRLGVIWPSERYLSRTAEAWLALCRQRQAPQ is encoded by the coding sequence ATGGATATTCGCGCCCTGCGCTATTTTGTCGAACTGGTACGGGAAAAAAGCTTCACCCGCGCCTCTGAAAAGCTGTTCGTCACCCAGCCCACCATCAGCAAGATGATCCGCAATATCGAGGAGGAGCTGGGCCAACCCCTGCTCAACCGGGAAGGGCGCCGCTTCACCCTGACCGACAGCGGCCAGGTGCTGTTCAACCGTGCCCAGACCATCTTGGCTGAGATGCAACAGCTGGAGGCCGAACTGGCGGATCTGCAGAGCCTGCAACATGGTCGCCTCACCCTCGGCATTCCCCCCATGGTGGGTCACGTCTATGCGGCTCTGATCCGCGCCTACCGCACCCGCTATCCCAAGGTGGAGCTGACCCTGGTGGAGTACGGCGGCCGTCGCATCGAACAGGCGGTGCTGGAGGGGGAGCTGGATCTCGCCATCACCATGCTGCCGACCAAAGAGGGGGGCGCCCTCAGCGCGCTGGAGCTGGATCAATACCCGATCCGGGTAGTGCTGCCTGATCAACCCCGCTGGCATGGCGAGACGCCGCTGCGGCTGGAGTCCCTGCAGGAGGAGCCCTTCCTGCTCTATACCCAGGCGTTTACCCTGAGCGAGCGGTTGGAGCAGGCATGTCAGGAGGCGGGCTTTGTGCCGCAGGTGGCGGCGCGCAGCAGCCAGTGGGATTTTCTCACCGCCATGGTACGCAGCGGCATGGGGGTCGCCTTCTTGCCGGAGCCGGTCTGCCACCGGCTGACCCCGGATGGTCTGGTGCTGCGGCCGCTGGAGCCCGAATTGAGCTGGCGACTCGGGGTGATCTGGCCGAGCGAGCGCTATCTGTCGCGCACCGCCGAGGCTTGGTTGGCCCTCTGCCGCCAGCGGCAGGCACCTCAGTAA
- a CDS encoding CidA/LrgA family protein: MKALCLRWLQTPFQIVLLAAIWLLADTAVRTLHLPLPANLTGMLLLLVCILLGVVKAEWFSAGARWLLAEMLLFFVPAVVAVVNYQDLLLQEGWRIMVVLLVSTTLVLGTTALVVDRVYRLELKLARRSRRHV; encoded by the coding sequence ATGAAAGCCCTCTGCTTGCGCTGGTTACAGACTCCCTTCCAGATTGTGTTGCTGGCAGCCATCTGGCTGCTGGCCGATACCGCGGTGCGTACCCTCCATCTGCCGCTGCCTGCCAACCTCACCGGCATGCTGTTGCTGCTGGTCTGCATCCTGCTCGGGGTGGTCAAGGCCGAGTGGTTCAGCGCGGGGGCTCGCTGGCTGCTGGCCGAGATGCTGCTCTTCTTCGTGCCCGCCGTGGTGGCGGTGGTCAACTATCAGGATCTGCTGCTGCAAGAGGGGTGGCGCATCATGGTGGTGCTGCTGGTGAGCACCACGCTAGTGCTCGGCACCACGGCGCTGGTGGTGGACCGGGTCTACCGCCTCGAACTGAAACTGGCCCGCCGGAGTCGCCGTCATGTCTGA
- a CDS encoding LrgB family protein, with protein MSDTLLGLICFALTLLFYYASKWLYGKKRILPLMPLLLAPTLLVAVVLLFHIPYQDYMAESHWLLWLLGPATVAFAVPVYENRQLIRRHWLSLSVGVVASVIMAVGSTVLLARWLDLSDMLQRSLAMRSITTPFAVEATRAIGGQSDLTALFVVLTGVIGMAVGESVLTVLAIRSRLGKGAGFGASAHGAGTARAYQMGNEEGVVSSMVMMIAGMVTVLLAPLLGQLFW; from the coding sequence ATGTCTGATACCCTGCTCGGGCTGATCTGCTTCGCTCTTACCCTGCTCTTCTACTACGCCAGCAAATGGCTCTACGGCAAAAAGCGCATCCTGCCGCTGATGCCGCTGCTGCTGGCGCCGACCCTGCTGGTGGCCGTGGTGCTGCTGTTCCACATCCCCTATCAGGATTACATGGCGGAATCCCACTGGCTGCTCTGGCTGCTGGGCCCAGCCACCGTTGCCTTCGCCGTGCCGGTCTACGAGAACCGCCAGCTCATTCGCCGCCACTGGCTATCGCTGTCGGTGGGGGTGGTCGCCTCGGTCATCATGGCGGTGGGGAGTACCGTGCTGCTGGCCCGCTGGCTGGATCTCTCTGACATGTTGCAACGCAGTCTGGCGATGCGTTCCATCACCACGCCATTTGCGGTGGAGGCGACCCGCGCCATCGGCGGTCAGAGCGATCTCACCGCGCTGTTTGTGGTGCTGACCGGGGTGATTGGTATGGCGGTGGGGGAGAGCGTGCTGACCGTGCTGGCCATTCGCAGTCGCCTCGGCAAGGGGGCGGGTTTTGGCGCCTCGGCCCACGGTGCCGGTACTGCCAGGGCTTATCAGATGGGTAATGAGGAGGGAGTGGTCTCCAGTATGGTGATGATGATCGCCGGCATGGTGACCGTGCTGCTGGCGCCCCTGCTGGGCCAGCTGTTCTGGTAG